Part of the Streptomyces sp. HSG2 genome, CGGATGAATCAACGCACGCGGCCGTACCGGACGCTGCTGGTCCAGATCCGTTGGAGGCGGACCACGTCCCCCGTCTTCGGCGCATGCCAGATCCGTCCGCGCCCCGCGTAGATGCCGACGTGGTACACGCCCCGACCCGAGTGGAAGAACACCAGGTCCCCGGCCTTGCGCTGGCGTGCCGACACGTGTCGGGTGCGGTTGTACTGCTGGGCGGCGGTGCGCGGCAGCCGCTTGCCCGCGGCCTTGAAGGAGTACAGAGTCAGGCCGGAGCAGTCGAAGCGGTGAGGCCCGGTGGCCCCGTACTGGTAGGGGGCGCCCTTCTTGGAAGCCGCCACCCGGAGCGCCTTGGAGGCCGCCGCCGCGGCCGCGGCCTCCGAGGCCGCGCCGGGGACCACCACGGAGCCACCCACGGCGGCGAGAGCGAGAGCGGAGGCGGTACCCGCTCGGGCGAGAAACGTCGGGACACGATCGAGCGCGGTCATGCGCAACCCTTCGTCAGCCGCCTGTGAAGGATGACCTGTCGGATTCGGGCCGGCGAAGTTGCCCGGCCGCACACGTGCGGCTTCACCCCAAGGACCGCTCGGGCTCCCGTCCGTGACGGCCGTCCCGGCGACCCGTCGTGCTCGGGTCCTCCACTCCTGCCGATCCACTCCTGTCGACCGGTCATCCGGACGGCGGCAGGACTCGGCGTCCGCCCGAATCGCCCCGCCGCGGCGGCGAGGGCTTGTCGTCAGTCACGGATCTTGCTGCACCGCGAAGCGAAAGTCCCGGCGGGACGGGGGAGCTGTGTTGTCGGCCACCCTCGGTCCGATCGGGTGGACAAATCGGCGCACCGCGCCACGCCGGCACCCCGGCCCACCCTCGGACCAGCGACGACCGGCCACGCGCCCGTCCCCCGGCGGACGTTCCGCGCAACTCGGACCGGTCGGTGGCGGGGCTGGGGGGTGGTCCGTTCGGGGGTAGGCCATTCGGCCCGTTCGGCGCCTCCCCGCGTCGTCGGGGGCGTCGGCGGGGAACCCGGTGGGACGGCCCCGGCCGTCCCGCTCGGGGCCTTCTGTGGGCGCAGCGCCCTCACCGGTGTGACGATTCCCCGTCCCCGCGCCCCCGAGCCGGTGGCCCGGCCCGGCGTACGCCCCGCACGAGAGGCCGCCGGAGCACGCCGAGCGGGATTCCCCCCCCGCACGGCCCCCCGACGGGACGCCCCGCCCGACGACCCGGCCCCGAAGGGCCCGCGGATGGGTCGGCCGGCGCGCGAACGCGTGGCCCCTCGCGCGTCAGTCGGTCAACACCCGCTCCAGCGCCGCCAGCCCCTCGTCCAGTTCCCCGGCGGCGATGGTGAGCGGCGGCGCGATCCTGATGGTGGACCCATGCGTGTCCTTGACCAACACGCCCTCCCGCGCCAGCCGTTCTCCGACCTCTCGCCCGGTGCCCAGCGCGGGGTCCACGTCCACGCCCGCCCACAGCCCCCGCGTCCGGAAGCCGACGACGCCCCGCCCGGTCAACCGAGCGAGTCCGACGCGCAGCCGCTCGCCCAGCTCCGCCGCCCGGCGCTGGAAGTCGCCCGTCTCCAGCAAGCCCACCACCGCCTCGCCCACGGCGGCGGACAGGGGGTTGCCGCCGAACGTCGACCCGTGCTCGCCCGGGTTGAGCACCCCGAGCACCTCGCGGCTGCCGACGACCGCCGACACAGGTACGATGCCTCCGCCCAGCGCCTTCCCGAGCAGGATCAGATCCGGGACGACCGACTCGTGCTCGACCGCGAGCGTGCGTCCGGTGCGGCCGAGTCCGGACTGGATCTCGTCCGCCACGAACAGGCACCCCGCTTCGCGGGTCACCTCCCGCACCCGGGTCAGGTAGCCGTCGTCCGGGACGATCACCCCTGCCTCGCCCTGCACCGGCTCGACGAGCACGGCGGCCGTCGACTCGTCGACGGCCGCTTCCAGCGCGGCGGTGTCGTTGTACGGCACGACGCGGAAACCGGGGGTGAAGGGGCCGAACCCGGCACGCGCCGTCTCGTCGGTGGAGAACCCGACCACGGTCGTGGTCCGGCCGTGGAAATTGCCGGCCGCGACCACGATGGTCGCCCGGCCCCCGCGTACGCCCTTGACCTCGTAGGCCCACTTGCGGGCCACCTTGATGCCCGTCTCCACGGCCTCCGCTCCGGTGTTCATGGGCAACACCATGTCGGTTCCGGTGAGCGCCGCCAGCCGCTCGGCGAAGGAGGCGAGGCGGTCGTTGTGGAAGGCGCGGGAGGTCAGCGTCACCCGGTCCAGCTGGCGGTGCGCCTCCCGGACCAGCGTAGGGTGCCGGTGCCCGAAGTTGAGGGCCGAGTAGCCGGCCAACAGGTCCAGGTAGCGGCGGCCCTCGACGTCCTCCACCCAGGCGCCCTCCGCACGGGCGACGACCACGGGCAGGGGATGGTAGTTGTGGGCCAGGACGTGCTCCTCGGCCCGGATCAGGTCGGCCGACGAACGGGTGCGGGCGGGCGCGGTCATCGTCGGTCCTCCCGGATCTCCTGGGTGCAGCACTTGATGCCGCCCCCTGCCTTGTGGAACTCGGACAGGTCGACGGGGACGGGGACGTATCCCCGCTCGGCGAGTCGGCCCGCCAGGGCGGTCGCCGCGGACGAGATGAAGACGTGTCGGCCGTCCGACACGGAGTTGAGCCCGAAAGCCAGGGCGTCATGGCGGGTGGCCGTCACCGCGTCGGGATAGAGCCGCGCCAGCACCTCGCGGCTGCCGGGGGAGAACGCCTCCGGGTAGTACGCGATGTTCGCCTCCGTCCCGGCCTCGGGGTCGTCGAGGACGAACAACGCCGTGTCCAGGTGGTAGAAGTAGGGGTCCACCAGGGTCAGACCGATCACCGGCGCGCCGAGGTATTCCTGGGCCTCCCGATGGGCCTCGCGGGTGGTGCGGAAGCCGGAGCCCCCCAGGAGCCACCGTCCCGCCGGCACGAGGTCGCCCTCGCCCTCGCAGACCGACTCGGGTTGGTGTACGTCGTAGCCGCGCTCCTTGAACCACGCCGTGTACGGCACGGACTCCGGTCGGCGTTCCGGCGCCAGGAAGCGGGAGCCGAGGACGCGCCCGTCCACGACGACGGCCGCGTTGGCGGCGAACACCATGTCGGGCAGGCCCGGCACCGGCCGGATGGTCTCGACGGTGTGGCCGTGCGCGCGGTACGCCGCGGTCAGGGCGCGCCACTGTGCCATGGCACGGACGGTGTCGACCGCGGCGTCCGGCCGCATCCACGGGTTGATGGCGTACCGGACGGCGAAGTGATCGGGGTCGCAGAGCAGAAAGCGACGCGGGCGCGCTGGACGGGAGTGGCTCACGGACTGCCTCCGCTTCGCTCACGGGGGGTGATGGGGCACTGACACCACGGTAGAAAGCGGTACCAACGGGCGACAAGGAACGAGAGCTGCGTGTTGACGCAGGATCGTTGCGCCTGGACCTGGCTCAGCGCACGTCCGATGCGTGGTCCGGAGGGGGGCCTTCGGGTGTCGCGTCGCCGTCGGCACCCAGTCGGTTCGCGCCCGCGTCCGGGCTGTCGGGGATCAGATGAGACAGGACCATCACGCTGATCGTCTTGCGGATGAACGGCTCGGTGCGAATCCGCTCCAGCACCTCCTCGAAGTGCTCCACGTCCCGCGCCCGCACGTGCAACAGGGCGTCAGCGCCGCCGGTGACCGTCATGGCGGCGGTGATCTCGGGATGGTTGCGCACCACCTCCGCCAGGCGCCGCGGCGGGGCGGCGCCCTCGCAGTACACCTCCACGTACGCCTCGGTCCGCCACCCCATCGACGAGGGCCGCACGGTGGCGGTGAAACCTGTGATCACACCGGTCTCCCGCAGGCGGTCCACGCGACGCTTGACGGCGGTGGCCGACAGTCCGACGTCCGCGCCGATCTCGGCGAAGGAGGTCCGGGCGTTCGCCATGAGGGCGCGGACGATCTTCCGGTCGAGGGGGTCGAACTCGGTGGGCCGGTGAGTCATCGATACCGTCCTGGGTGGGCTCGGCCCGGCCCTCGGACCGGGAGGGGAGGGGCGGCCGGTCCGCCGGAGGGCGCGCGGGGCCGCCCTCGCGCGCGACGGGGCTCGGGTCGGTGCGGTGGGGTCGTCCGGGCGGGGCCCGCCTCAGGACCGGGCGGAGATCGTCGCCAGGGTGAGCAGACCCAGTACCACCCAGGCGAACCAGAGCCAGCCGTTGCCGCCGAGCGCCACCGAGTAGGCGGTCACCGCGACCAGTCCGCCGAGCGTCAGAACGCCCATCGCCTTCGTGGAACCGTCCAGGGAACGGGGCATCGTGACACC contains:
- a CDS encoding C40 family peptidase — protein: MTALDRVPTFLARAGTASALALAAVGGSVVVPGAASEAAAAAAASKALRVAASKKGAPYQYGATGPHRFDCSGLTLYSFKAAGKRLPRTAAQQYNRTRHVSARQRKAGDLVFFHSGRGVYHVGIYAGRGRIWHAPKTGDVVRLQRIWTSSVRYGRVR
- the ddaH gene encoding dimethylargininase, with product MSHSRPARPRRFLLCDPDHFAVRYAINPWMRPDAAVDTVRAMAQWRALTAAYRAHGHTVETIRPVPGLPDMVFAANAAVVVDGRVLGSRFLAPERRPESVPYTAWFKERGYDVHQPESVCEGEGDLVPAGRWLLGGSGFRTTREAHREAQEYLGAPVIGLTLVDPYFYHLDTALFVLDDPEAGTEANIAYYPEAFSPGSREVLARLYPDAVTATRHDALAFGLNSVSDGRHVFISSAATALAGRLAERGYVPVPVDLSEFHKAGGGIKCCTQEIREDRR
- the rocD gene encoding ornithine--oxo-acid transaminase, which translates into the protein MTAPARTRSSADLIRAEEHVLAHNYHPLPVVVARAEGAWVEDVEGRRYLDLLAGYSALNFGHRHPTLVREAHRQLDRVTLTSRAFHNDRLASFAERLAALTGTDMVLPMNTGAEAVETGIKVARKWAYEVKGVRGGRATIVVAAGNFHGRTTTVVGFSTDETARAGFGPFTPGFRVVPYNDTAALEAAVDESTAAVLVEPVQGEAGVIVPDDGYLTRVREVTREAGCLFVADEIQSGLGRTGRTLAVEHESVVPDLILLGKALGGGIVPVSAVVGSREVLGVLNPGEHGSTFGGNPLSAAVGEAVVGLLETGDFQRRAAELGERLRVGLARLTGRGVVGFRTRGLWAGVDVDPALGTGREVGERLAREGVLVKDTHGSTIRIAPPLTIAAGELDEGLAALERVLTD
- a CDS encoding Lrp/AsnC family transcriptional regulator codes for the protein MTHRPTEFDPLDRKIVRALMANARTSFAEIGADVGLSATAVKRRVDRLRETGVITGFTATVRPSSMGWRTEAYVEVYCEGAAPPRRLAEVVRNHPEITAAMTVTGGADALLHVRARDVEHFEEVLERIRTEPFIRKTISVMVLSHLIPDSPDAGANRLGADGDATPEGPPPDHASDVR